A genomic region of Arachis stenosperma cultivar V10309 chromosome 9, arast.V10309.gnm1.PFL2, whole genome shotgun sequence contains the following coding sequences:
- the LOC130951993 gene encoding pectinesterase 3-like, with protein MDCVKMLKNKGYGKVEEENQSHYVEDQHKHYSKSLIATLSTVALFFLTLLFVLALVRHEPADSATESIRVACNVTRYPNSCFTSLTSFLSNTTTTKAMDPQAILSLSLRVSIHELSNLASSSSLSVDCRELVDDAVSRLNDSLSKVEAAPKGLTEAEMADARTWVSAALTDQQTCLDGLEEIGSSNASEVKTKIERCGEYTSNTLAILANFKILA; from the coding sequence ATGGATTGTGTGAAGATGTTGAAGAACAAAGGATACGGCAAAGTAGAAGAAGAGAATCAGAGTCACTACGTCGAAGATCAGCACAAACATTATTCCAAATCCCTAATCGCTACTCTCTCCACCGTCGCACTCTTCTTTCTCACTCTCCTCTTCGTTCTCGCCTTAGTCCGCCATGAGCCCGCCGACTCAGCCACCGAGTCCATCCGAGTCGCCTGCAACGTAACTCGTTATCCCAACTCCTGCTTCACCAGCTTAACCTCCTTCCTCAGCAACACCACTACCACGAAAGCCATGGATCCACAAGCTATCTTGTCCCTTTCACTCCGAGTCTCCATCCACGAACTCTCTAATCTcgcctcctcctcctccctctCCGTTGACTGCAGGGAGCTCGTGGATGACGCCGTCTCCCGCCTCAACGACTCCCTCTCGAAGGTGGAAGCGGCACCAAAGGGGCTGACGGAGGCGGAGATGGCGGACGCGCGCACGTGGGTGAGCGCCGCCTTGACGGACCAGCAGACGTGCCTGGATGGACTGGAGGAGATTGGGTCCTCCAACGCTTCGGAGGTGAAGACCAAGATTGAGAGGTGCGGTGAGTACACCAGCAATACCTTGGCCATTCTTgccaattttaaaatattagctTGA